A window of the Desulfobacula toluolica Tol2 genome harbors these coding sequences:
- a CDS encoding hybrid sensor histidine kinase/response regulator, with amino-acid sequence MTNEWYENSLEEFFNMSSEPAKSFDLNESALNVREMTTILESAPAGIGILKNRVLGWANDIFYSMLGYAPNSLKGKNVRILYSDQEEYDRVGLGLYSNLDKHGVSLVETMLLRKDGTLFDCRIRASRLNRENPSTGIIVIITDISELKQLQLQLQQTHKMEAIGLLAGGISHDFNNILMGIQGHLSLMQIDVSDTEKIRAHTKHIGRLVKTAAELTTLLLGFARGGKYQISALNINDLVGMALDIFKPTRKDIIVHETYEKMIHLVDADQSQLKQVFLNLLINASQAMSEQGDIFVKTQNFFIEEDNGYPFEIQPGRYVKVTVKDTGIGMDMETRKKIFDPFFSTKEVGDKKGRGLGLSTAFGVIKNHGGFILVDSEKGKGASFHVCLPASNTVQAKEKDEDRQCFDDIQKGSETVLLVDDEDEVVNAGKKFLEKLGYKPIIAKNGLEAVEIFKLYKDEISLVVLDLIMPKMSGKQAFSEIKSIRKDTKILISTGYSIDDKIKGFLTQGCDGFIQKPFSLNEFARVLRKIIDKTV; translated from the coding sequence ATGACAAACGAGTGGTATGAAAACAGCTTGGAAGAATTTTTCAATATGTCATCAGAGCCGGCAAAATCATTTGATTTGAACGAATCGGCTTTAAACGTCCGGGAGATGACAACCATACTGGAATCAGCCCCCGCAGGGATCGGAATTCTCAAGAACAGGGTTCTTGGGTGGGCCAATGATATTTTTTATTCTATGCTTGGATATGCCCCCAACTCTTTGAAAGGGAAGAATGTAAGAATTCTTTATTCTGATCAAGAAGAGTATGACAGGGTTGGGTTGGGTTTGTATTCCAATTTGGATAAACATGGCGTCAGCCTTGTTGAAACCATGCTGTTAAGAAAAGACGGCACATTGTTTGACTGCAGGATCAGAGCTTCAAGACTCAACCGGGAAAACCCTTCGACGGGAATTATCGTTATTATTACGGATATTTCAGAGCTTAAACAGCTTCAGCTTCAGCTTCAGCAGACTCATAAAATGGAGGCGATCGGGTTGCTGGCCGGCGGGATATCCCATGATTTCAATAATATCTTAATGGGAATTCAGGGGCATTTGTCACTCATGCAAATTGATGTGTCTGACACTGAAAAAATCAGGGCACATACAAAACATATCGGTCGGCTTGTAAAAACCGCGGCAGAACTTACAACCCTGCTACTCGGGTTTGCAAGAGGTGGCAAATACCAGATTTCAGCGTTAAATATAAATGATCTGGTTGGCATGGCATTGGATATTTTCAAGCCCACCCGAAAAGATATTATTGTTCATGAAACCTATGAAAAAATGATTCACCTGGTCGATGCGGATCAGTCTCAGCTCAAACAGGTATTTTTAAATCTGTTGATTAATGCCTCACAAGCCATGTCTGAACAGGGCGATATTTTTGTGAAGACTCAAAATTTTTTCATTGAAGAAGATAATGGATATCCCTTTGAGATTCAGCCGGGCCGGTATGTTAAAGTGACTGTAAAAGATACTGGTATCGGAATGGATATGGAAACCCGGAAAAAAATTTTTGATCCGTTTTTTTCCACAAAAGAGGTAGGGGATAAAAAAGGCCGGGGTCTTGGGCTGTCTACGGCTTTTGGGGTAATAAAAAATCATGGCGGCTTTATTCTGGTTGACAGTGAAAAAGGCAAAGGTGCCAGTTTTCATGTCTGCCTGCCTGCATCAAATACTGTTCAGGCAAAAGAAAAAGATGAGGACCGGCAATGTTTTGATGATATTCAAAAAGGATCTGAAACCGTATTGCTGGTGGATGACGAGGACGAAGTTGTTAATGCCGGAAAAAAATTTTTGGAAAAATTAGGGTATAAACCGATTATCGCCAAAAACGGATTAGAAGCCGTAGAGATCTTCAAGCTTTACAAAGATGAAATTTCCCTGGTGGTTCTTGATCTGATCATGCCTAAAATGAGTGGGAAACAGGCATTTTCAGAAATAAAAAGCATCCGGAAAGATACAAAAATTCTTATATCCACAGGGTATTCTATTGATGATAAGATAAAGGGTTTTTTAACCCAGGGATGTGACGGCTTTATTCAAAAACCCTTTTCCTTGAATGAGTTTGCAAGGGTTTTGAGAAAAATTATAGATAAGACAGTATAA
- the lnt gene encoding apolipoprotein N-acyltransferase translates to MLLQKKHTFLLAYFPALASGLLLTLSFPKTNLSYLAFFALIPWLVSIRSMTKKEAFYSGFTLGVFHFFTLIYWIIPTVHVYGGLHPILAVSTLALLCVYLALYPAVYAFLSKHTDPASFFAPLLAASLWTGLEYVRTYAFTGFSWGTLGYSQYSNLLLIQIADFSGVYGVSFCIFLVNCLLSVVWICVKERQHNRYVIPVVYTIILLSGVLVYGHHKIVEITSQIKTAKKTTITLVQGNIKQDLKWNDAFKTKTVEKYISLSDTAAKKSPDLVIWPETALPFYYGYDSLLSNKVDQCIRSSQTNFLIGSPAVTSEEKKIKFYNRAYMLNRFSIVTGTYDKTHLVPFGEYVPLGDYLMFLGKITAQAGNFSTGDKLFKPLAFNNHTLKVTHKTGVLICFEILFPSIASKFVKNGADILTTITNDAWFGNTSAAQQHFSIAVFRAVESRRAVARAANTGISGFIDPTGKILETTALFVDQTLTRKIPALNQISFYTRYGDIFAITSIVAICLAFVLKGVRKKV, encoded by the coding sequence ATGTTGCTTCAAAAAAAACATACTTTTTTACTTGCATACTTTCCTGCATTGGCAAGCGGCCTGTTATTAACGCTTTCTTTTCCCAAAACAAACCTTTCTTATCTTGCCTTTTTTGCCTTGATCCCATGGCTTGTGTCCATAAGGTCTATGACCAAAAAAGAGGCGTTTTACAGCGGATTTACACTTGGAGTGTTTCATTTTTTCACTCTTATTTACTGGATTATCCCTACTGTCCATGTATATGGCGGACTTCATCCAATTCTTGCGGTTTCCACCCTCGCCCTTTTATGTGTTTACCTTGCACTGTACCCGGCGGTTTATGCTTTTCTTTCAAAGCATACAGATCCGGCATCCTTTTTTGCGCCACTGCTGGCAGCATCCCTCTGGACAGGCCTTGAATATGTCAGAACCTATGCATTTACCGGCTTTTCATGGGGAACTCTGGGGTACAGTCAGTATTCAAATCTTTTATTGATTCAAATAGCCGATTTTTCAGGGGTTTACGGAGTATCATTTTGCATTTTTCTGGTGAACTGTCTTTTATCCGTGGTCTGGATATGCGTTAAAGAAAGACAACATAACAGGTATGTCATTCCTGTTGTTTATACCATTATTCTTTTGTCAGGCGTACTTGTGTACGGCCACCATAAAATTGTGGAGATAACGTCTCAAATTAAAACCGCAAAAAAAACGACCATCACCCTGGTTCAAGGCAATATTAAACAAGATTTAAAATGGAATGATGCTTTTAAAACAAAAACAGTGGAAAAATATATCAGTCTTTCCGATACAGCGGCAAAAAAAAGCCCAGATCTTGTAATATGGCCGGAAACTGCGCTGCCGTTTTATTATGGCTATGACAGCCTGTTGTCAAATAAAGTAGATCAATGCATCCGGTCATCACAAACCAATTTTTTAATCGGAAGCCCTGCAGTCACATCAGAAGAAAAAAAAATTAAGTTCTACAATCGAGCTTACATGCTGAACCGGTTTTCCATTGTTACGGGAACCTATGACAAGACCCATTTGGTGCCTTTTGGTGAATATGTCCCCCTGGGAGATTATTTGATGTTTTTAGGGAAAATAACGGCCCAGGCAGGCAATTTTTCCACGGGGGACAAATTATTTAAACCTCTTGCATTCAACAATCATACTCTGAAAGTCACACACAAAACAGGAGTTCTAATATGTTTTGAAATTTTATTTCCATCCATTGCATCTAAATTTGTAAAAAACGGGGCAGACATCCTGACCACGATTACCAATGATGCCTGGTTTGGAAATACATCAGCCGCGCAGCAGCATTTTTCCATTGCTGTATTCCGTGCGGTAGAAAGCCGAAGAGCTGTTGCGCGGGCAGCAAATACCGGAATCTCAGGCTTTATTGACCCCACGGGTAAAATTCTTGAAACAACAGCCTTATTTGTCGACCAGACTCTTACTCGGAAAATCCCGGCCCTTAACCAGATCAGTTTCTATACCCGATACGGAGACATTTTTGCTATCACCTCAATAGTTGCAATCTGTCTTGCTTTTGTGTTAAAAGGGGTTAGAAAAAAAGTTTAG
- a CDS encoding Hsp20/alpha crystallin family protein, whose amino-acid sequence MKHIKIRFGDNIDTHAAEEKSFEDMFQSVNPMFCLSKRTWKPQMDIFETENKIVIQAEIAGVKKEDIIIEVSNKAVKISGNRNSNHLDRTATYRLAEIQFGQFERVLYLPCVIDVEKVCATFSNGFLELVLGKLFRKNIKSKNNISIDFI is encoded by the coding sequence ATGAAACATATAAAGATTCGGTTTGGAGATAATATTGATACACATGCTGCTGAGGAAAAATCTTTTGAAGATATGTTTCAATCCGTCAATCCCATGTTCTGTCTTTCAAAAAGAACCTGGAAACCTCAGATGGATATATTTGAAACAGAAAATAAAATTGTTATCCAGGCCGAAATAGCAGGCGTAAAAAAAGAAGATATTATCATTGAAGTAAGCAATAAAGCCGTCAAAATATCAGGCAACAGAAACAGCAACCATCTTGACAGGACTGCCACCTACAGACTTGCTGAAATCCAGTTCGGCCAATTTGAGCGAGTTTTGTATCTGCCCTGTGTCATAGATGTTGAAAAGGTCTGTGCCACATTTTCAAATGGATTTTTGGAACTGGTTTTAGGAAAATTGTTCAGGAAAAATATTAAAAGCAAAAATAATATTTCCATAGACTTCATCTAA
- the lon gene encoding endopeptidase La, translated as MDDLKAPSRRITSDNIPDIIPVLPIVDTNLFPKMVLPLVLIQNEAVELIDDAMAGNRMLGLLLSKRSDIDSRHRTDDLHMIGTVAVILKMSKMKDDKAQLLIQGLDRFRVIEFLQNKKYMQARIDVMENRNADSNKENRALMANIVKQYEKIVAFSPGLPSEMGQMIKSLQEPHVLADMVASTINAPVKEKQKVLELLDVNKRLKKVTRLVNDQLEILEMSFKIQSQVKEDMDKRQREYYLRQQLKAIRDELGETEDESVEIKEYRAKIEEKALPEEAQKEAKRELQRLSRMHPSSSEYVVASTYLDWLTSLPWDVASDDMLDIKEAKKILNNDHYGLEKPKKRILEYLAVRTLKNDSKGPILCFTGPPGTGKTSLGRSIARALGRQFVRISLGGVRDEAEIRGHRRTYVGALPGRIIQCLRKAGTNNPVFMLDEIDKVDHSYHGDPSSALLEVLDPEQNFSFSDHYLDVPFDLSDVMFLTTANVLHTIPAPLRDRMEILELNGYTEEEKFKIATRYLIPKQREANGLTATRVKLTAGAVKLIISGYTRESGLRNLEQKIGAVCRGVAARIVEGETKNIIVGQKDLHQYLGPVRNRPDPALGIKNPGVVMGLAWTPYGGEILFIEAVAMKGRKGLTLTGQLGDVMKESASTALSFIRANTKKIKVDHSFFNTHDLHIHVPEGSIPKDGPSAGVAMLTCLASVMTGRLVKKRLAMSGEITLRGEVLPVGGIKEKVIAAHRAGIKTIILPLWNQKDMEDVPEYIKDSIEFHFVDKMEDVLALALS; from the coding sequence ATGGATGATCTTAAAGCTCCATCGCGCAGGATAACATCAGACAACATCCCGGACATCATTCCCGTTCTTCCTATTGTCGACACCAATCTTTTCCCAAAAATGGTACTGCCCCTGGTATTGATCCAAAACGAGGCTGTTGAACTGATTGATGATGCCATGGCCGGAAATCGAATGCTTGGCCTGCTTTTATCCAAGCGGTCGGATATTGATTCTAGGCACAGAACTGATGATCTTCACATGATCGGCACAGTGGCTGTGATTTTAAAAATGTCCAAAATGAAAGATGATAAAGCCCAGCTGTTAATTCAGGGGCTGGATCGCTTCCGGGTCATTGAATTTCTTCAAAATAAAAAATACATGCAGGCCAGAATTGATGTCATGGAAAACAGGAATGCCGACAGCAACAAAGAAAACAGGGCCTTGATGGCCAATATTGTCAAGCAATATGAAAAAATTGTTGCATTTTCTCCTGGGCTTCCTTCGGAAATGGGACAAATGATCAAATCATTGCAAGAACCCCATGTGCTTGCAGATATGGTTGCGTCCACCATTAATGCGCCTGTCAAGGAAAAACAGAAAGTTCTTGAACTTCTGGATGTAAATAAACGCCTGAAAAAAGTTACCCGATTGGTCAATGATCAATTGGAAATCCTTGAAATGAGCTTTAAGATCCAGAGCCAGGTCAAAGAAGATATGGACAAACGTCAACGCGAATACTACCTGCGCCAGCAGCTTAAGGCGATAAGAGATGAACTGGGTGAAACTGAAGACGAAAGTGTCGAGATAAAAGAATACCGGGCAAAAATAGAAGAAAAAGCCCTGCCGGAAGAAGCCCAAAAAGAAGCGAAAAGAGAGTTACAGCGCCTGTCAAGGATGCATCCGTCTTCGTCTGAATATGTAGTTGCCTCGACCTATCTGGACTGGTTGACCTCCCTGCCCTGGGATGTCGCTTCCGACGATATGCTCGATATTAAAGAGGCAAAAAAAATATTGAATAATGATCATTATGGTCTTGAAAAACCCAAGAAGCGAATCCTTGAATATCTGGCTGTTCGAACATTAAAAAATGATTCCAAAGGTCCGATTCTTTGTTTTACCGGCCCGCCCGGGACCGGAAAAACATCCCTTGGCAGATCAATTGCCAGGGCGCTGGGCAGACAGTTTGTCAGAATTTCCCTGGGCGGTGTTCGTGATGAAGCTGAAATCAGGGGGCACAGAAGAACTTATGTGGGAGCGCTCCCGGGAAGGATTATCCAGTGTTTGAGAAAAGCCGGCACCAACAATCCCGTGTTCATGCTGGACGAAATCGACAAGGTGGACCATTCCTATCATGGCGATCCTTCTTCAGCTCTTCTGGAAGTTCTGGACCCGGAGCAGAACTTTTCGTTTTCAGATCATTACCTGGATGTGCCCTTTGATCTTTCAGATGTGATGTTCTTAACCACGGCAAATGTTCTGCATACCATTCCGGCACCCCTGAGGGACAGAATGGAGATTCTGGAACTCAACGGTTATACTGAAGAAGAAAAATTTAAAATAGCCACCCGGTATCTGATTCCCAAGCAAAGGGAAGCCAACGGCCTGACTGCAACCAGGGTTAAACTTACGGCTGGTGCGGTCAAACTGATTATTTCCGGGTATACCAGAGAATCGGGATTACGAAACCTTGAACAGAAAATCGGGGCTGTCTGCCGGGGTGTTGCCGCCAGGATTGTCGAGGGTGAAACCAAAAATATAATTGTGGGGCAAAAAGATTTGCACCAATATTTAGGACCGGTACGCAACAGGCCTGATCCGGCCCTGGGAATAAAAAATCCAGGCGTTGTTATGGGGCTTGCCTGGACACCCTATGGCGGAGAAATTCTTTTTATCGAGGCGGTTGCCATGAAAGGCCGTAAAGGTCTGACATTAACCGGGCAGCTTGGAGATGTCATGAAAGAGTCTGCAAGCACGGCTTTGAGTTTTATCCGGGCCAACACAAAAAAAATAAAGGTGGATCATTCTTTTTTCAATACCCATGATCTTCATATCCATGTGCCTGAAGGTTCAATCCCCAAGGACGGTCCATCTGCAGGCGTGGCTATGCTGACGTGCCTGGCATCAGTGATGACGGGACGGCTGGTGAAAAAGCGCCTGGCCATGAGTGGTGAAATTACGCTCAGAGGCGAGGTTCTGCCCGTGGGCGGGATTAAGGAAAAAGTTATTGCAGCGCATCGGGCAGGAATCAAAACGATTATTCTGCCTTTATGGAATCAAAAAGATATGGAAGATGTGCCGGAATATATAAAAGATTCCATTGAGTTTCATTTTGTTGATAAAATGGAAGATGTATTGGCATTGGCTCTTAGCTGA
- the prfB gene encoding peptide chain release factor 2 (programmed frameshift) — protein MSAELKQTIQSIYTKTEKLRSIFDLSVKKKRLRELEYIISKEDFWNDSDNATVLLKERTCLANLLETWENIYKDIEDAEILLELALEESDKDSELEVSDLLSALEKKIKKFSVEITLDGEDDARDALVSINAGAGGTDSQDWAEMLFRMYTRWMDKKGYKFQIIDYQPGDEAGIKGATIRVAGENCYGFMKVESGVHRLVRISPYNASGKRHTSFASVFVYPEIKDEIKIDIDESDLRIDVYRASGAGGQHVNKTSSAVRITHLPTGVVVQCQQESSQHRNKEIAFKVLKSRLYQLEKKKQDKKMQTLHDGKDDIAWGSQIRSYVLHPYRMVKDHRTDFEMGDVDRVLNGDLDPFIEGVLLS, from the exons ATGAGTGCAGAATTAAAACAGACAATTCAATCCATCTACACCAAAACCGAGAAACTC AGGAGTATCTTTGACCTTTCTGTAAAAAAAAAGCGCCTTCGTGAACTTGAATATATTATTTCCAAAGAAGACTTCTGGAATGATTCGGACAACGCAACCGTTCTTTTAAAAGAACGAACCTGCCTGGCAAATCTTCTGGAAACCTGGGAAAATATTTATAAAGACATTGAAGATGCCGAGATCCTTCTGGAGCTTGCCCTTGAAGAGTCTGATAAAGACAGTGAACTTGAAGTGTCAGACCTTTTATCCGCACTTGAAAAAAAAATAAAAAAATTCTCCGTGGAGATCACCCTTGATGGCGAAGATGATGCAAGGGATGCACTTGTTTCCATAAATGCAGGTGCCGGGGGAACAGACTCCCAGGATTGGGCTGAAATGCTGTTTCGCATGTACACCCGATGGATGGATAAAAAAGGATACAAATTTCAAATTATTGATTATCAGCCCGGGGATGAAGCCGGTATTAAAGGCGCAACAATTCGGGTTGCCGGGGAAAACTGTTACGGGTTTATGAAGGTTGAATCCGGAGTTCACCGCCTGGTCAGAATTTCGCCCTATAATGCAAGCGGAAAACGCCATACCTCATTTGCATCCGTATTTGTCTACCCTGAAATAAAAGATGAAATTAAAATAGATATTGATGAGTCGGATCTCAGGATTGATGTATACAGGGCCAGTGGTGCAGGCGGGCAGCATGTAAACAAAACCAGCAGTGCGGTCAGGATCACCCATCTTCCCACCGGGGTGGTGGTTCAATGCCAGCAGGAATCCTCCCAGCACCGTAACAAGGAAATTGCCTTCAAGGTTTTAAAATCAAGGCTTTACCAGCTTGAAAAGAAAAAGCAGGATAAAAAGATGCAAACTCTTCATGACGGTAAAGATGACATTGCCTGGGGAAGCCAGATAAGATCCTATGTTCTCCACCCCTACAGGATGGTGAAAGATCATCGAACCGATTTTGAAATGGGGGATGTGGACAGGGTACTGAATGGCGATCTGGACCCTTTTATTGAAGGCGTTTTACTATCATAA